The Synechococcales cyanobacterium T60_A2020_003 genomic sequence GTGCGGCCAAGAAACGTGGAAAACGAGTTGCGGTGGGTGGCCCTTACGCGACAGCACTGCCCCATGAAGCGGAAGAAGCGGGTGCGGATTACCTGATTCTTGATGAGGGTGAAATTACGCTGCCGATGTTCGTAGAGGCGATCGCCCGTGGAGAAACTGAGGGAGTTTTCCGCGCCAATGGCGAGAAGCCTTCGGTAACCGAGACCCCGGTTCCCCGGTTTGAACTCCTTAACTTTAACGCCTATGACAATATGTCGGTGCAGTTTTCGCGCGGTTGTCCGTTTCAGTGCGAGTTTTGCGACATCATTGTGTTGTATGGACGTAAGCCCCGAACGAAAACGCCGCAGCAGTTCTTAGCTGAACTAGATCGACTCTACGAGTTGGGGTGGCGACGAACCATTTTCCTTGTAGACGATAACTTTATTGGTAATAAGCGCAACGTTAAGCTGTTGCTGAAAGATCTCAAGGGCTGGATGGCCGAGCGGGATTATCCCTTCCACTTCAACACGGAGGCTTCTGTGGATCTCGCTAATGATCCAGAACTCATGGAATTGATGGTGGACTGCAACTTTAATGCCGTCTTTTTGGGTATTGAAACGCCAGACGAAGAGAGTTTGACGCTAACCCAGAAGTTTCAAAATACGCGGGACTCTCTATCGGAATCCGTGGATAAAATTATTGAGTCTGGTCTGCGAGTGATGGCCGGATTCATTATTGGATTTGATGGAGAAAAGACCGGAGCGGGCGATCGCATTGTTCGATTTGTGGAAAAAACAGCGATTCCTACCGCATTCTTTAGCATGTTGCAGGCTTTACCAGATACGGCATTGTGGCATCGTCTTGAGAAAGAGGGACGTCTTCGGGGGAGTGGCAATATTAACCAAACCACATTGATGAACTTTGTGCCGACCCGTCCCGTAGAAGATATTGCCCGTGAGTATATAGACGCATTTTGGGAACTCTACGATCCGGTCAACTACGCGAACCGTACCTATCGGCATTTCCTAAAACTCGGGACTCCTCGGCATAAGAGTTCGCTGCGGAAAGTGAGTTGGGCGAGCATCCGTGCGTTACTGATCGTATGTTGGCGGCAGGGCGTAATGCGGAAGAGTCGTTGGGTCTTTTGGCGAAATTTCCTGGGCATTCTGCGTCATAATCCTCGCGTGTGGGATCACTATCTGTCGATCTGTGCGATTAACGAACACTTTTTGGAGTATCGCCAAATCGTGAAAGACCAGATTGAGGCTCAGCTTGAGCAATTTTTGCTGGAGGAGCAGTCTCAACTACAGAAGGCCGCGTAGGGTTCTATTGCGGCGATCGCGTCCACGGCTTGCCCCCATCGATGCTTGGGGAGCCTGGTTATAGTCCGGCTCCCTCAATCTGGGCGTCAGCTTCAAGGGCGATCGCCCGTAGTGCTTCTAGGGTCTCAGTTTGTGGCTGTTCCCAGAGTCCCCGTTGGTGGGCTTCTAGCAGTCGTTCAGCCATGTCGCGCAGTGCCCAGGGATTGCTAGTTTGGATGAATGCCTGCACGTCAGCGTCCAACAAATAGGCTTGGGCAACGCCTTCGTACATATAGCCAGGGACGGTTTGAGTGGTGGCGCTGTAGGCAAAGAGATAGTCTACGGTGGCGGCCATTTCAAAGGCTCCCTTATAGCCGTGGCGCATGACTCCATCAATCCATTTGGGATTGACGACCCGTGAGCGATAGACCCTGGCAATTTCTTCTTGCAAACGGCGGATTCTGGGACGTTCGGGCAAGGAGTGATCGCCAAAATAGACCTCTGGATTTTTGCCTGTGAGCGATCGCACTGCTGCCGTCAGTCCCCCCTGGAACTGATAATAGTCATCGGAATCCAGGAGATCATGTTCGCGGTTGTCCTGGTTGTGCAGCACAATCTGGAGGTTACGAAGACGAGATTCAAAGGCTTCAGAGGCCGATCGCCCTTCCCCTTGCCCGGTGTAGGCATAGCTGCTCCAGTTCAGATAGGCTTGGGCGAGGTCATCATCCGTTTCCCAATGCTGCGATTCAATGAGACCCTGGAGACCAGCACCGTAGGCTCCCGGTTTTGAGCCAAAGATCCGATAGCGCGATCGCTCTTTAGCCTGCTCAAGGGACAGTCCTTCTGCTTGCCAAGCTAGAGTCTCTTTTTCGATCTGAGCCGAAAGGGGATTATGTTCTGCTGATTCTGGCAAGGATTCCACCGCAGCAATGGCGCGATCAAAGAGATCGATTAAATTGGGGAAAGCGTCTCGGAAAAAGCCCGATATCCGCAAGGTTACATCCACTCTGGGACGGCCTAACAGTTCAACAGGCAGCACTTCGATATCCACCACCCGCCGCGCTACTCCATCCCACACTGGACGGACACCCAGGAGGGCTAGCGCTTCAGCAATATCGTCACCCCCTGTCCGCATGGTGGAGGTGCCCCAAATGGAGAGACCGAGGGTTTTAGGATATTCTCCATGCTCTTGAGTGTAGCGTTCGATCAGGGCTTCTGCGGCTTTGCGCCCCACATCCCAGGCACTTTCCGTGGGAATGGCGCGAATGTCTACGGAAAAGAAATTGCGACCCGTGGGTAACACTTCCGCTCGTCCCCGTGTCGGCGCACCGGACGCCCCACTAGGCACATAGCCCCCCGATAGACCCTTTAAGAGATAGTCTATTTCTTGCGTTGTTTTTTGGAGGTTGGGTAAGAGGCGATCGCCCATCCATTGCAGTTCACGGTAGGTTTTGGGTAGGGAGAGAGTGGGAACGGTCTGAGTCTCTAGCATCTGATCAATCCACTGGGCTGCGATGTCTTCCAAAACCTCCACCGCATCGCCCACTGTTCGGCAGTGCGCTAATGCTGAAGGAGCGCGATCGCCCTCTGATAGCACCTGACCCAAATCATCCGCTAAGGGATCAAAAGATACTCCCCAATCCTGAGCGATCGCCCGGGTCAGCCCCACTCGACCTGCGCCAGGATGACGGGCGATCGCCATCATCAGATCGCGCAACTGCCGCTCGTCTGGGCACTGTCCAAAGATATGGAGTCCATCCCGAATTTGAGCTTCTTTGAGTTCGCAGAGATAGCTATCCGCCCGACTCACAAACTCTGCGATGTCGATGTCAGTCGGCGTAGACCCATATCCCAAATCTTGAGAGAGATGGTCTTGGGTGGCGAGTTGGAGGATGCGATCGCGGATCACGGTCAAGCGGGAGGGATCGAGGCTCTGAGCTTCGTAATACTCATCAATTAGGGCTTCCAGTTGGGAAAGGGAGGAATAGAGTTCAGCACGGGTTAAGGGTGGGGTGAGGTGGTCAATAATCACGGCTTGGGCACGTCGCTTGGCCTGGGAACCCTCGCCCGGATCGTTGACAATGAAGGGATAGAGATGGGGAATTGCGCCTAGAGCCACTTCAGGATAGCACTCTGGCGATAGTGCCACACTTTTTCCGGGGAGCCATTCCAGATTCCCATGCTTGCCGACATGGACAATCGCATGAGCGTTAAACGCCTGACGTAGCCAGTGGTAGAAGGCTAGATAGTCGTGGGTCGGTTCTAGGTCAGGGGCGTGATAGTTCAAAGATGGGTCGTGATCATAGCCCCGCGCGGGTTGGATGCCGACAAAGACATTGCCAAACTGAAGTCCGGGGATAGGAAATTGACCTGCCTGGTGAGATTGAGGTTTTGGGGTTCCCCAGCGATCGCCCATTCCTTTCTGAACCTGGGACGGGATCTGCGAGAAATAGCCTTGATAGTCGCTTTCCGAGAGTACCTGATGCACAACGCGACTGTGGCTGTGGGGATCATTCGTCTGTCCACTGGTGAGTTGGCGGATCAGGTCGTCGCCCGTTTCAGGGATATCGCCAACGGTGTATCCTGCCTCTCGTAAAGCATTGAGAATGTGGATACAGCTTGCGGGCGTGTCTAAACCGACTCCATTGGCTAAGCGTCCATCTCGCGTTGGGTAGTTCGCTAAAATTAGCGCCACTCGACGTTCTGTCGTTGGCGTTTGACGCAATCGCACCCAATTGGCTGCCAGATCGGCCACAAAAGAGACGCGATCGCCTACGGATTGATAGGTCACGACATCGGTTTCGAGAGCTTCGTGACGCTGTTGAACGGTTTTGAAGGAAATGGCACGGGTAATAATGCGTCCGTCTACTTCCGGTAACGCCACATTCATCGCCATATCGCGCGGGGATAGACCTCGCCACTGCGCCTGCCACTGGGCTTCTGTCCCCCCACTCAGAATCACTTGAAGTACAGGCACATTGAGCGATCGCCACAGATCCACCTGAGGGGATTCCGTATCCAACCGAGCCACGGAAAAACTGGTGGCATTTAAGAGAATCTCGATTTGCGGCAGGTCGGGCGATCGCCACAGTGCCAAGAGTTCCGCCTGGACGTCCGGTTCTCGCAGCGACGACACAAAGATTGGAATCGGCGTTAGATGGCGCTGACGTAGAGCACTACAAAGAGCATCGATCGGTTCTGTATTTCCCGATAGGTAATGGGCTCGGTAGAACAGAATCGCTGCTCCAGGTGCGATCGCGAATGGGGCAGCAGATGTAGATGAGGCGTTTGCACGCTCAGGAGACGAATAGATCCCCACTCTTGGAACGGTTGCAGGGGGAGCAGGTGAATAGTCTAACCCTAAACAGGTCGTTGCCAAATAGCGCAATGCGTTGGCTGCATTATCAATTCCTCCCTCTGTCCAGTACTGCCAGACTCGGTTGACTGTTGCCAAAGAGACCGTGGAATGGCTCATCAAATCGGGATCAGGGCGATCGTCCCCTGGCAGGACGATCAAGGCCGCCTGGGTTTGTTCAACAATCTCTTTTACCACCTCTAGGCCATAGCTCCAGTAGGATCGTCCCCCCAGAATCCGCAACACAATGATCTTGGCTTTGCTCAGCACCTCATCGGCGTAGGTGTCGATGGTGAGCTGTTGCTGAAGATTGAGGAGGTTGGCGACCCGCACCGTGGGAAACGGGTTGGGTAGCTGGACACAGGCCGCTGCGAGGGTTTGAATATCCGTATCGGCAGCAGTCAAAATCACGATATCCCCGGGAGTTTGCTCAATAAAGACAACTCCCTCAGCGTTGGGATCCCAGCCTCCCGGCATAGCAGCCAAACGATGCATAGTTTTCTCCGGTGGTGCGATCACCCATTATATAGCGATCGCTCAGAACGGTTTAGATTCCAACGTTGCGAATATTAATTGACCCGATACTCTGATCGGCGGGAGGCGCGGGTGTTGGTGGCGCGCGCACTGAGGATGGGATAGCGATGACCGTTTTGCGAGGGAGCAACGGATGCCGGTTTGTCTGGCTCGGCCTGGGCTTCGCTATTTTTCAAATTTAGTTCCCGAATCCGGCGCGACAGCAGGCGAATAATGTTTACAGCAATTCCAGGGGTCTCGTCAATAGCCTCATAGAGCTGCTGCTGCGTCAACGTGAGGCAGTCACACGGTTCTAGGGTGGTGACCGAGGCTGAACGGGGTTCCGAGTCAAATACAGCCATTTCGCCAAAACAGCTTCCCGTTCCCAATTCTGCTAGAACGCGATCACCAATGTGAACCTTGACCCGACCGGAGACGATGATATAGAGGGACTGCCCTTCCTGCCCGTGGGTGAAAATCGTGTGCCCTGCGGGAAATCCCAGTTCGTCCATAATCGAGGCCAGTCGCACCAAAAAATCATCGCGCAGTTCGTTAAAGAGCGACACCTTTCGGACAAAAAGCAGGCGATCAACACTGGTTATCATGGTTGCGTCAGGCGTGACATCAGGAATCTCTTTGGGATATCCACCATCTTATCGAAACGAGGGTGGAATGGCGTTTTTTCGACAGTAAGGGGGGATAGTATGTATCTTGGAATACGACAGAGCAGATAGAGCGATCGCTCAGGCAGGATTAGTTCGAGAAATAGATAGCGAATCGTTGCTGTTCGCCAGGTTTGATCGGTTATGGATAGAGCGAAACAGCCTTTCCGCAAGGGCAGACACAACAGGATTTGGGTCTTGACATAGGGTTGGATAAAGATCGTTGAAGGTTCGCGGCGATGCCGCGTGAAGATAGACCATCGCTGCTTCGCGGACATATCCCGTCGGGTGGCGAATGCCCGAAATTGCATGATCAGGGTGAAGTCGCCAGCGCTGTTGATAGGCTAACTGAAAACAGCAGGCTAAGGCCCAATCAGATAGAAAATGCCGCAACTCTAGCAGAGCCCGTAGCCGCTCACTGGCGGACAGGGGAACATACTGATAAATCTCGCTCAAAGCCTGGAGTTTGTCCCGGTTGTTTTGCCGCTCCAGCATATTGAGCAAAATAGACTTGTTGGGAATATCGATCGTGTTATCTAGAATTTCTAAGCCTTGGGCAATGCTGGCCGTAGATGTCGATTCCAAATTGAACGCTGCCGCCTGAATCGTATCCGATTTATAGAGAAATCGCATCAATAAAAAGAGTCTCTCCTTGGCGTCTGCATCTACATCCTTGAGGGCACTCACTAACAAATCGGCTGTGCCTCCTTCTAGGCGTGCCGATTGAAAATCAACAATGGCGGCATAGGCATGCCCCATAAACATCAGCTCTTGGTCGATGAACATTTCCAGCCCCGGGCGTCCCAAGGTGTCTATGACCGCTTCAATGCCCGCTTCATGGGGGTACTTCAACAAAATGCGGAGAATCGTTCGTCGCGTGTTGCCCCATGCGGTCATCAACCGAGTCACCAGGGCATCCATGGCTTCAATGGTCTGGATCTTGCCCAGGGCTGACCATGCGGCATTTCGCACCGTATCTGGTTTGTGAATATCTTCGGCGATCGCCAATAGCAGTGGAATCGCATCGTTTTCTAAGCGCACCAGGGCACGCATGGCAGCTTCACGAGTGGATTTGTAGTACAACGCCCGTACCAAAACCGGATAGAACTCTTCCGAATGAGTGGCGGCGATCGCATCCAGCATCGCCCGACGCACCCGCAGCGATTCATCCTGCAACAGCGGTTTGATGTACAATCGCAACGACTGCATATATAACGCCTCTCCCAGGGCACGGCAGCCCATCACCCGCTCTTGCTCATCCGGATTAATCAGCATTCGGCGTACCACATCCGTTGCTTTTGCCTTTTCCTTAGGATCACCGTGGCGGAGAAGAAGGGAGGCTGCTGTGCCGCGTACTACTGGTGCCACATCGGGTTTGAGGTAGGCGCGTAGCTCTGCCGTATTTGGAGTGGCGTCCGTAATCCAGATATATCGAAGCGCAACAGCCAGCACATCGGGGGGTAAGGCATGACGCTCAACCAGCGATCGCATTGCGCCAAGGTGAGCCGCGTTGGGATGGAGAACCATCGCGT encodes the following:
- a CDS encoding DUF4070 domain-containing protein → MRVLLLYPLFPKSFWSFEKALELVDRKALLPPLGLATVAAILPQDWEFRLVDRNVDEVSESDWEWADLVILSAMIVQKEDFLDQIRAAKKRGKRVAVGGPYATALPHEAEEAGADYLILDEGEITLPMFVEAIARGETEGVFRANGEKPSVTETPVPRFELLNFNAYDNMSVQFSRGCPFQCEFCDIIVLYGRKPRTKTPQQFLAELDRLYELGWRRTIFLVDDNFIGNKRNVKLLLKDLKGWMAERDYPFHFNTEASVDLANDPELMELMVDCNFNAVFLGIETPDEESLTLTQKFQNTRDSLSESVDKIIESGLRVMAGFIIGFDGEKTGAGDRIVRFVEKTAIPTAFFSMLQALPDTALWHRLEKEGRLRGSGNINQTTLMNFVPTRPVEDIAREYIDAFWELYDPVNYANRTYRHFLKLGTPRHKSSLRKVSWASIRALLIVCWRQGVMRKSRWVFWRNFLGILRHNPRVWDHYLSICAINEHFLEYRQIVKDQIEAQLEQFLLEEQSQLQKAA
- the cobN gene encoding cobaltochelatase subunit CobN codes for the protein MHRLAAMPGGWDPNAEGVVFIEQTPGDIVILTAADTDIQTLAAACVQLPNPFPTVRVANLLNLQQQLTIDTYADEVLSKAKIIVLRILGGRSYWSYGLEVVKEIVEQTQAALIVLPGDDRPDPDLMSHSTVSLATVNRVWQYWTEGGIDNAANALRYLATTCLGLDYSPAPPATVPRVGIYSSPERANASSTSAAPFAIAPGAAILFYRAHYLSGNTEPIDALCSALRQRHLTPIPIFVSSLREPDVQAELLALWRSPDLPQIEILLNATSFSVARLDTESPQVDLWRSLNVPVLQVILSGGTEAQWQAQWRGLSPRDMAMNVALPEVDGRIITRAISFKTVQQRHEALETDVVTYQSVGDRVSFVADLAANWVRLRQTPTTERRVALILANYPTRDGRLANGVGLDTPASCIHILNALREAGYTVGDIPETGDDLIRQLTSGQTNDPHSHSRVVHQVLSESDYQGYFSQIPSQVQKGMGDRWGTPKPQSHQAGQFPIPGLQFGNVFVGIQPARGYDHDPSLNYHAPDLEPTHDYLAFYHWLRQAFNAHAIVHVGKHGNLEWLPGKSVALSPECYPEVALGAIPHLYPFIVNDPGEGSQAKRRAQAVIIDHLTPPLTRAELYSSLSQLEALIDEYYEAQSLDPSRLTVIRDRILQLATQDHLSQDLGYGSTPTDIDIAEFVSRADSYLCELKEAQIRDGLHIFGQCPDERQLRDLMMAIARHPGAGRVGLTRAIAQDWGVSFDPLADDLGQVLSEGDRAPSALAHCRTVGDAVEVLEDIAAQWIDQMLETQTVPTLSLPKTYRELQWMGDRLLPNLQKTTQEIDYLLKGLSGGYVPSGASGAPTRGRAEVLPTGRNFFSVDIRAIPTESAWDVGRKAAEALIERYTQEHGEYPKTLGLSIWGTSTMRTGGDDIAEALALLGVRPVWDGVARRVVDIEVLPVELLGRPRVDVTLRISGFFRDAFPNLIDLFDRAIAAVESLPESAEHNPLSAQIEKETLAWQAEGLSLEQAKERSRYRIFGSKPGAYGAGLQGLIESQHWETDDDLAQAYLNWSSYAYTGQGEGRSASEAFESRLRNLQIVLHNQDNREHDLLDSDDYYQFQGGLTAAVRSLTGKNPEVYFGDHSLPERPRIRRLQEEIARVYRSRVVNPKWIDGVMRHGYKGAFEMAATVDYLFAYSATTQTVPGYMYEGVAQAYLLDADVQAFIQTSNPWALRDMAERLLEAHQRGLWEQPQTETLEALRAIALEADAQIEGAGL
- a CDS encoding cyclic nucleotide-binding domain-containing protein; this translates as MITSVDRLLFVRKVSLFNELRDDFLVRLASIMDELGFPAGHTIFTHGQEGQSLYIIVSGRVKVHIGDRVLAELGTGSCFGEMAVFDSEPRSASVTTLEPCDCLTLTQQQLYEAIDETPGIAVNIIRLLSRRIRELNLKNSEAQAEPDKPASVAPSQNGHRYPILSARATNTRASRRSEYRVN